Proteins from a single region of Streptomyces spinoverrucosus:
- a CDS encoding sigma-70 family RNA polymerase sigma factor produces the protein MPDEPLERARAGDRDAFAALVEPYHRELQVHCYRMLGSLQDAEDALQEALLSAWVGLDGFEGRSSVRTWLYRIATNRCLNTLRSSARRPVPAPSFPGPPPEPTRLGEALWLQPYPDHLLDGLPDHMPGPEARYESREAISLAFVTAVQLLPPNQRAVLLLRDVLGYRASEAAELLGLTEDAVTSALKRARTTMEAARSADRPPPPQAGGPEERELVDRFVEAFTERDVDALVALMSDDVWLRMPPLPFEYRGTEAVHRFFTAIDARRRAITRMVPVRANGQPTWGEYLRDPVTGGLRLAGILVAGFAGDRICELTHFETTLAPHLGLPRTLD, from the coding sequence ATGCCGGACGAACCGCTCGAGCGGGCCCGGGCCGGCGACCGCGACGCGTTCGCCGCGCTGGTCGAGCCCTACCACCGCGAGCTGCAAGTGCACTGCTACCGCATGCTCGGATCGCTGCAGGACGCCGAGGACGCCCTCCAGGAGGCGCTGCTGTCGGCATGGGTCGGCCTGGACGGGTTCGAGGGGCGGTCGTCCGTGCGCACCTGGCTGTACCGCATCGCCACCAACCGGTGCCTCAACACGCTGCGGTCATCCGCGCGCAGGCCGGTACCCGCGCCGTCCTTCCCGGGCCCGCCGCCGGAGCCCACCCGGCTCGGAGAGGCGCTGTGGCTCCAGCCGTACCCCGACCACCTGCTCGACGGCCTGCCCGACCACATGCCGGGACCCGAGGCCCGGTACGAGTCCCGCGAAGCGATCTCACTGGCCTTCGTGACCGCCGTACAACTGCTGCCGCCGAACCAGCGCGCGGTGCTGCTGCTGCGTGACGTGCTCGGATACCGGGCCAGTGAAGCCGCCGAACTGCTCGGGCTGACCGAGGACGCCGTCACCAGCGCCCTCAAACGCGCCCGCACGACGATGGAGGCCGCACGCTCGGCCGACCGGCCGCCCCCGCCCCAGGCCGGCGGACCCGAGGAGCGGGAGCTGGTCGACCGCTTCGTCGAGGCGTTCACCGAGCGGGACGTGGACGCGCTCGTCGCGCTGATGAGCGACGACGTGTGGCTGCGGATGCCACCACTGCCCTTCGAATACCGCGGTACCGAAGCGGTGCACCGGTTCTTCACCGCGATCGACGCCCGTCGGCGAGCCATCACCCGGATGGTGCCGGTCCGGGCGAACGGCCAGCCCACGTGGGGCGAGTACCTCCGCGACCCCGTCACCGGTGGCCTGCGCCTCGCGGGAATCCTCGTCGCAGGATTCGCCGGCGACCGCATCTGCGAACTCACGCATTTCGAGACAACCCTCGCCCCGCACCTCGGCCTGCCCCGCACGCTCGACTGA
- the rdgB gene encoding RdgB/HAM1 family non-canonical purine NTP pyrophosphatase — protein sequence MTRLILATRNTGKITELKAILADAGLRHDLVGAEAYPDVPDVRETGVTFAENALLKAHALAQATGLPAVADDSGLCVDVLGGAPGIFSARWSGKHGDDKANLDLLLAQLSDIPTEHRGAHFACAAALALPDGTERVVEGRLRGVLRHKPAGTHGFGYDPILQPEGETRTCAEMSPDEKNAISHRGKAFRGLVPVVRELLG from the coding sequence ATGACCCGCTTGATCCTCGCCACCCGCAACACCGGAAAGATCACCGAGCTGAAGGCGATCCTCGCCGACGCAGGTCTGCGCCACGACCTCGTCGGCGCGGAGGCCTACCCCGACGTCCCCGACGTCCGCGAGACCGGCGTCACCTTCGCCGAGAACGCCCTGCTCAAGGCCCACGCCCTCGCCCAGGCCACCGGCCTGCCCGCGGTCGCCGACGACTCGGGCCTGTGCGTCGACGTCCTCGGCGGCGCGCCGGGCATCTTCTCGGCCCGCTGGTCCGGCAAGCACGGCGACGACAAGGCCAACCTCGATCTGCTCCTGGCCCAGCTGTCGGACATCCCCACCGAACACCGCGGCGCCCACTTCGCCTGCGCGGCGGCCCTCGCCCTGCCGGACGGCACGGAGCGGGTGGTCGAGGGCCGCCTGAGGGGCGTACTGCGCCACAAGCCGGCCGGCACCCACGGCTTCGGCTACGACCCGATCCTCCAGCCCGAGGGCGAGACCCGCACGTGCGCGGAGATGAGCCCCGACGAGAAGAACGCCATCAGCCACCGGGGGAAGGCGTTTCGGGGGTTGGTGCCGGTGGTGCGGGAGTTGTTGGGCTGA
- the rph gene encoding ribonuclease PH produces MSRIDGRTPEQLRPITIERGWSKHAEGSVLVSFGDTKVFCTASVTEGVPRWRKGSGEGWVTAEYAMLPRSTNTRGDRESVKGKIGGRTHEISRLIGRSLRAVIDYKALGENTIVLDCDVLQADGGTRTAAITGAYVALADAVSWAQAKKLIRPGRQPLTGSVSAVSVGIVGGVPLLDLCYEEDVRAETDMNVVCTGDGRFVEVQGTAEAEPFAREELNALLDLAVAGCTELAELQRTALAAALEK; encoded by the coding sequence ATGTCTCGAATCGACGGCCGCACCCCCGAACAGCTCCGCCCGATCACCATCGAACGCGGCTGGAGCAAGCACGCCGAGGGCTCCGTCCTCGTCTCCTTCGGCGACACCAAGGTCTTCTGCACCGCCTCCGTCACCGAAGGCGTCCCCCGCTGGCGCAAGGGCAGCGGCGAGGGCTGGGTCACCGCGGAGTACGCCATGCTGCCCCGCTCCACCAACACCCGGGGCGACCGCGAGTCGGTCAAGGGCAAGATCGGCGGCCGCACGCACGAGATCTCCCGCCTCATCGGCCGCTCCCTGCGCGCGGTCATCGACTACAAGGCCCTCGGCGAGAACACCATCGTCCTCGACTGCGACGTCCTCCAGGCCGACGGCGGCACCCGCACCGCCGCCATCACCGGCGCCTACGTCGCCCTCGCCGACGCCGTCTCCTGGGCCCAGGCCAAGAAGCTGATCCGGCCCGGCCGCCAGCCCCTCACCGGCTCGGTCAGCGCCGTGTCGGTCGGCATCGTCGGCGGGGTCCCGCTGCTCGACCTCTGCTACGAGGAGGACGTGCGCGCCGAAACCGACATGAACGTCGTCTGCACCGGCGACGGACGGTTCGTCGAGGTCCAGGGCACCGCCGAGGCCGAGCCCTTCGCACGCGAGGAGCTCAACGCGCTGCTCGACCTGGCCGTGGCCGGCTGCACCGAACTCGCCGAACTGCAGCGCACAGCGCTCGCGGCAGCCCTGGAAAAGTAG